In Arthrobacter sp. Marseille-P9274, the following are encoded in one genomic region:
- a CDS encoding serpin family protein — translation MPKTALSYPLLAILALGGCATRDPAPSPGSLPTSLSRPDAEALPHDLTYGAALMTVKVYPHLAAKADANANLFISPVSLSQGLGLAYLGARGATREEIGRVLGWDSSRNVPALIKSYNAQLNDTGDADTALGIANALWLAKGLPVRDEYVAEAHAGFGAAPETVDYAGDPTGAAERINGWVSRETKGRISEIVSPSGFGDDTAAVLTNALYFKAKWQVPFEETETRSFTRGDGTRIPITMMKRIGWFDYRETREGQAIALPYRGDGSFVMEIFLPRDAATLRRWERELKGVDFFAGEQGGNDRFDLSAEQERAVRIVLPRFEARFDESVKAALIAAGMPSAFDHQRADLSGIARGARLAIDDVAHATFLRVDEEGTEAAAATAIKVVVTSARIAPQVPEMVVDRPFLATLRDRKSGAVLFFGRIADPTSISN, via the coding sequence ATGCCTAAAACAGCCTTGTCATACCCGCTTCTTGCCATCCTCGCGCTTGGTGGCTGTGCGACGCGCGACCCGGCACCGAGTCCCGGCTCGCTTCCTACAAGCCTGTCCCGGCCCGACGCCGAGGCTTTGCCGCATGACCTGACCTATGGCGCGGCGTTAATGACCGTCAAGGTCTACCCGCACCTGGCAGCGAAGGCCGATGCAAACGCCAATCTGTTCATCTCCCCGGTCAGCTTGTCGCAGGGCCTGGGGCTCGCCTACCTTGGCGCGCGGGGCGCCACGCGCGAGGAGATTGGCCGCGTGCTTGGTTGGGATTCGTCCCGCAACGTCCCTGCGCTCATCAAATCCTACAATGCCCAGCTTAACGACACCGGCGATGCCGATACCGCGCTCGGCATCGCGAACGCGCTGTGGCTGGCGAAGGGATTGCCGGTCCGGGACGAGTATGTCGCCGAGGCGCATGCCGGCTTCGGAGCGGCTCCGGAAACCGTCGATTATGCTGGTGATCCCACCGGAGCGGCCGAGCGGATCAATGGCTGGGTTTCGCGCGAGACGAAGGGCAGGATTTCGGAGATCGTCTCTCCGAGCGGCTTCGGGGATGACACCGCCGCTGTGCTGACCAACGCGCTTTACTTCAAGGCGAAGTGGCAGGTGCCGTTCGAGGAGACGGAAACGCGGTCCTTCACGCGTGGCGACGGCACGCGCATCCCGATCACGATGATGAAGCGGATTGGCTGGTTCGACTATCGCGAGACCCGGGAAGGGCAGGCGATCGCGCTGCCTTATCGCGGCGATGGCAGCTTCGTGATGGAAATCTTCCTGCCGCGTGACGCGGCGACCCTGCGCCGCTGGGAGCGCGAGCTGAAGGGTGTCGATTTCTTCGCCGGCGAGCAGGGCGGCAATGATCGTTTCGACCTGTCAGCGGAGCAGGAACGCGCGGTGCGGATCGTTCTGCCCCGCTTTGAAGCCAGGTTCGATGAGAGCGTGAAGGCAGCGCTCATCGCAGCGGGTATGCCGAGCGCCTTCGACCACCAGCGCGCGGACCTGTCGGGGATTGCCCGTGGTGCGCGCTTGGCGATCGATGATGTGGCGCACGCGACCTTCCTGCGCGTCGATGAGGAGGGCACCGAGGCAGCGGCGGCAACTGCGATCAAGGTCGTCGTCACCAGTGCGCGGATAGCGCCTCAGGTACCGGAGATGGTGGTCGATCGTCCTTTCCTTGCCACCCTGCGAGACCGAAAGAGCGGCGCGGTGCTGTTTTTCGGGCGCATCGCCGATCCAACCTCGATCAGCAACTAG
- a CDS encoding DUF1971 domain-containing protein: MVIPYRSTPIFDEATLPAALRSEHRTKAGVWGVIRVIEGRLKLTYLDPASEVVLTPDRPGLILPEQPHFVEPLGAMRMQVDFYDQQPSL; the protein is encoded by the coding sequence ATGGTGATTCCCTACCGCTCGACGCCCATATTCGATGAGGCGACATTGCCCGCTGCCCTGCGCTCCGAACATCGCACCAAGGCCGGTGTGTGGGGCGTGATCCGGGTCATCGAAGGGAGATTGAAGCTCACCTATCTCGACCCGGCCTCGGAGGTGGTCCTTACACCTGACCGGCCAGGGCTGATCTTGCCCGAACAGCCGCATTTCGTGGAACCGCTCGGAGCCATGCGGATGCAGGTCGATTTCTACGATCAGCAGCCAAGCCTTTAG
- a CDS encoding DUF6118 family protein produces the protein MADEEWEEGGDAAAEAFEQVRVAVEQQRGELALMRRAIEGLAAERASIDVPDYSETLGHVVQGLDGINGRLDQVTTAIVKSPALAMTPAQVSAQINRAAADLRSADHAALATATDEMKQQGRELRTVVQSALTARDQKDRQLWFGLSGLLIGILLWSFLPGMVAREIAPASWQWPERMATRALAEATPWDAGQHLMASASPASWEAIVAADRLLRDNREKIEGCRQAARKADQPVRCTIQVGVKR, from the coding sequence ATGGCGGACGAGGAATGGGAGGAAGGCGGCGACGCGGCGGCGGAAGCGTTCGAGCAGGTGCGCGTTGCGGTCGAGCAGCAGCGCGGCGAACTAGCGTTGATGCGCCGCGCCATCGAGGGACTGGCGGCCGAGCGCGCCAGCATCGACGTGCCGGATTATTCCGAGACGCTGGGGCATGTCGTCCAGGGGCTGGACGGCATCAACGGACGCCTGGACCAGGTTACGACGGCCATCGTGAAGTCGCCGGCGTTGGCGATGACGCCGGCGCAGGTTTCGGCGCAGATCAATCGAGCGGCGGCCGACCTTCGCAGCGCCGACCATGCCGCCCTCGCGACCGCCACCGACGAGATGAAGCAGCAGGGGCGCGAGCTGCGCACCGTCGTTCAATCGGCGCTGACGGCGCGGGATCAGAAGGACCGTCAACTATGGTTCGGGTTGAGCGGGTTGCTTATCGGCATCCTCCTCTGGTCCTTCCTTCCCGGTATGGTCGCGCGCGAGATCGCGCCGGCGAGCTGGCAATGGCCCGAACGCATGGCGACGCGGGCTCTTGCCGAGGCGACACCGTGGGATGCCGGGCAGCATTTGATGGCGAGCGCGTCACCGGCGAGCTGGGAGGCGATCGTCGCGGCCGACAGGTTGCTGCGCGACAATCGTGAAAAGATCGAAGGATGCCGGCAAGCGGCAAGGAAGGCGGATCAGCCGGTGCGATGCACGATCCAGGTGGGAGTGAAGAGATAA